The Flavobacteriaceae bacterium 3519-10 genome includes a window with the following:
- a CDS encoding Aspartate carbamoyltransferase: MLTTTDLTVEKIHSLLETAEKLATGKKLRAVDDIYVSNLFFEDSTRTKTSFHIAEEKLGLHLVPFDVGASSVNKGESLYDTVKTLKSLGADLLVIRHSKDRFYDELKKIDIPVINAGDGTGNHPSQTLLDLMTIQQEFGKFKGLKIGIVGDVKHSRVAKSNADALRKLGAKVYFSGPEKWFDEGTIINGTYLSIDDLVKEVDVLMLLRIQHERHGEKMKISLQTYHKQFGLTTDREKAMKKDAIIMHPAPINRGVEIADELVECERSRIFKQMENGVFARMAILKDVLEEKGFKFK; this comes from the coding sequence ATGCTTACAACCACTGATTTAACCGTTGAAAAGATCCATTCTTTACTTGAGACTGCGGAGAAACTCGCTACAGGCAAAAAACTTCGCGCGGTAGATGATATTTATGTATCCAACCTGTTTTTTGAGGACAGCACGCGGACCAAAACAAGTTTTCATATCGCTGAAGAAAAACTGGGGCTTCACCTTGTTCCGTTCGACGTTGGTGCGAGCTCAGTAAATAAGGGTGAATCTTTATATGATACCGTTAAAACGCTGAAAAGTCTCGGTGCAGACCTACTGGTGATCCGCCACAGCAAAGACCGTTTCTATGATGAGCTTAAAAAAATAGACATTCCGGTGATCAATGCCGGCGACGGTACAGGAAACCATCCTTCGCAGACGCTGTTGGACCTGATGACCATTCAGCAGGAATTCGGCAAATTCAAAGGTCTTAAAATAGGGATTGTGGGCGATGTAAAGCACAGCCGTGTAGCCAAATCGAATGCCGACGCGCTGCGGAAACTCGGTGCGAAAGTTTACTTTTCCGGCCCCGAAAAATGGTTTGATGAGGGCACAATTATCAACGGAACCTACCTTTCAATTGACGATCTTGTAAAAGAGGTTGACGTATTGATGCTCCTGCGAATTCAGCATGAAAGACACGGCGAAAAAATGAAAATTTCATTACAGACCTATCATAAACAATTCGGCCTCACTACAGACCGTGAGAAAGCAATGAAGAAAGATGCGATCATTATGCATCCGGCACCAATTAACAGAGGTGTTGAGATTGCAGATGAACTGGTAGAATGCGAACGTTCAAGAATTTTCAAACAGATGGAAAACGGCGTATTTGCACGTATGGCCATCCTGAAAGATGTACTGGAAGAAAAAGGGTTTAAGTTTAAATAG